Genomic window (Rosa chinensis cultivar Old Blush chromosome 6, RchiOBHm-V2, whole genome shotgun sequence):
CAGTCAGCCAAACTCAGGTGCCCCAAGCAATGCATTTTCTGCAAAGGCGAGATCCCAACATCAGTAATGCTGGTGATCCAATTAAGGATCAATGTCTAGAGGGTTTTTGAGATAGACCCATTTCCTAGAAAACCCAATCCGCGATCCGTAACCAGAAGACAGCATTCCAAATTCAAATAGCTAATCGAACTGGAAGACCCAATTGCTTCGAGGGCTTCGTCCGAGACCTTAATACAACCTCCCAAATCCAAATGTGTCAAGTTGTCTGCTACTCTGCTATACTTGTAAGGGAAATCAGTACGGAATCATTAATACTCCTTCTCCAATTTAACATAACCTTGGACAACTTTTGACACCCATTTGCTAATGTGAGTAGACCTACGCCTAAGAGACGGAAACATATATGACCAGTTAAATTAAGGTTGAGGACCTCAAGTTTGGCCCAAAAATTCCAGATCATCGTCCGTGATGGAGTGGGATGTCTCGAATTTGACTAAATTTGGGAATCTTGGGAGTACCTGACGGGGAAAATTGGGACCGAGAAGACGAAGTGATGATCGGTTTAGACTCTCCACTTTATACCATAGCTTGCAGACCTCCGAGAACGATTTCCGATCAGCCGGGTCGCTAACCTTGTTGACCATTAGTGCTGGTTCATCCTCACCCGGTGTGGGGGTAGTCAACAATTTTGACCCACCATCATGACCGTGAAACTTTGCCATAAGAACTCGAGTAATGACTGTCGTAAATGCAGTGACAATTACGGTTATTAACGCCACAATGAAGATGGCATTATGGAGGTGCGGTCGTAATAATGTGACATGATGGCGTTATTAAATAATGTCATCATACGGAGTGATGACGTTATTCCATAACGCGGAGTAATGGCGTTATTAACAATGCGGAGTAATGGTATAACGCCCAGTGATGACGTTATTCAATAACGCCGTAATGCGAAATGATGGCGTTATTGATGGCATTATTGAATAACGCGCAGTGATGACGTTATTCAATACTGCGGAGTTATGACAATAATGAGTACAGTTATCGATATTAAACACGACTTAAGGGGCAAGctctccctcacctataaatagggggcATACTGACCAGGTAAGATATCGAATTCCAATTATCTCTACTCCACCattaagaaacgtactgacttaggcatcagagggctttctgcaggtacccccccttctcctcgagccgaccgtcaaactccaggtcagcgctcgagggaagcttctcgattgttcccggtcagctcccgctccagtccacattaattggtgagtcaaactccttaacaaaatttttcttcaccaacaagtggcgccgtctgtgggaaacacttttccctaaaaagtgataGCGGGAGCTGTGCCTGATGGAATCCCTTTTCTGTCGCTAAGGACTGGGAGCAACGAAGTCCAGCCCCTGAATGAGCCTCTCCCAAACTTGGTCGGTCATCTAAACTTGCCTCTAGTTGGCGAGGCACAACACTGGGACAAGAACTTGAACAACTTCGGAGGGAAAAGCAGGACCGTGAAGCTCGTCAACGGAGAAGGCTCGAACAAATCCTCCAGCTCGATAGCAACTCTTCAGATGACGAGCTCAGCGATGCCCGCCACAACCACAGGATAACCAACACGATAGCCGGTGGCACAGAAGGAACCTTGGTAGAGAGATTAAGTGGCACGCTGAATGATAATGGTGGTGTCGGGGCAGGACGCCACAAGCGACCACGCAATGAGGGGTGGCgagagaaaatggagaagatGATCAAACAGTGCAAGCGCACTGGCCCCCGAGAGCTGGCAGCCGAGATCGCTAGTGATGTCGGAAAATCCCCATTCACTAACGACATCTTAAATGCGACAAAGCCCCGACGGTTCGCAACCCCcgttttccaaaaatatgatgGGACCACCGACCCTGTAGACCACATCAAAGGATACAAACAACAGATGTCCATCGAGACAATGGATGGGAAGCTGATGTGTAAGCTTTTCCCATCAAGTCTCACGGGACCAGCCTCAGCTTGGTTCCAGGATCTCTAGCCTCAGTCAATCCCAGATTTCGACCCTTTGAGCAGGACATTCATCTCCCAATATTTCTGCAGCCGCAAACAAAAGAAGGACATGGCGACCTTATTCAACACCAAGCAAAAAGTAGGAGAGAAAATTGAGTATTTCTTCAAGAGATTCAGGGCAGAGATGATGTACATCAACTGTGACCCTCAATGCGCAGTAATCGCCTTCCGCGAAGGACTCTTCCCAGGTACACCCCTATATGAAAATCTATTGCGCAACCCGCCAAGAGACATGGATGATATTCTTATAAGGGTCGagggtgaaatctgggtcgAGGGGGCAAAAACCAGGTAACATAGACTgatgttctttcttttcatgATCATTTCTTTGATTTTCACTTCCTTTTGTATTCGAAATGCATTTGTGGCCAGTGgccaacataaataaaatattatttgctTAAATCGTGTGATTTAATGGTAAACATTGCTCGCCGAACAAACAGGGATAGCTATAATCGAATCTCATTTCATAATAAATATATGAGGCCGGTGGCCTGAATGTAAGCGCGAGGCCGGTGGCCGAAATAATACACGAGGCCTGTGGCCGAAATATAAATGTAAGGCCGGTGGCCAAAGTGTATGTGTGCGGCCGATGGCCAAAAGGAATGTATGAGGCCGGTGGCCAAAATGTATGTGTGAGGCCGTTGGCCAAGAGGAATGTATGAGGCCGGTGGccaaagtaaataaaatatatattgtTTATTGGACTTAAAGGAAAATGGGGGCAACTTTGTGTCCCATACAAAAACTATTTCTTCACCTTGAAGGCAATCCATGAGTTCATCATATACGGTTTGATTTCGAACTCTTGTTGCTTTGAGTAAATTTGTGTTTTTTCATTGTTATTGAACTGTTCTTAAGCGCCGGTTCTTGGTAAGAACTACATTGATATATAGGCGACGGTCTTAAGCGCCGGTTCTTGGTAAGAACGACATTGATATATAGGCGACGTACTATTACTCTTCCTATGTTTTTGAGTACGCAGCAAAGAAAAACATGGGGGCAATATGAGGAGTACAAGGACTATCGATGAAGGAGAAGCAAGCCCTCGATAAGCCTTTAGTGAAGGAAAGATGTCTTCGACGAGGAGGGCCTTCATCAAAGGAAAAACACCATCAATGAGGAAGATCTCTTGACGAGGAAAGCTcgcaataaaagaaaaaacaccgTCAACGAAAAAAGCTCTCGACGACGAAAAGGCTCTTAGTAAGGAAAGCTCTTAGCGATGAACAATGCTATAAATGAGAAAAAATCTCTTTGCAAGGAAAAAGGCTCTCGACAAGGGAAAAAGCTATCGCTGAGGAGGTGAACTCTAGAGGATAtgtaaattcaaaaagcaaaaagcgTCACCTCATCGAGGTGTCATATCTTGTCGAGGTTCAAGGTGATAACCGCATCAAGGCTAGTAGGAGAAAGAGATCATACGGAGTTGAAAGAGGGAACCTTAGAGTTGGGCTCGGGTCGGGGTCGAGGTTGGGGCCAGATTTTAgaaatttcctcttaggacgagtgtccaaagagaaaatttgggggcattgtgggggtAGTCAACAATTTTGACCCACCATTATGACGGTGAAACTTTGCCATAAGAACTCGAGTAATGACTGTCGTAAATGCAGTGACAATTACGGTTATTAACGCCACAATGAAGATGGCGTTATGGAGGTGCGGTCGTAATGATGTGACATGATGGCGTTATTAAATAATGCCATAACACGGAGTGATGATGTTATTCCATAACGCGGAGTAATGGCGTTATTAACAACGCGGAGTAATGGTATAACGCCCAGTGATGACGTTATTCAATAACGCCGTAATGCGAAGTGATGGCGTTATTGATGGCATTATTGAATAACGCGCAGTGATGACGTTATTCAATACTGCGGAGTTATGGCAATAATGAGTACAGTTATCGATATTAAACATGACTTAAGGGGTAAGctctccctcacctataaatagggggcATACTGACCAGGTAAGATATCGAATTCCAATTATCTCTACTCCACCATTAAGAAAcgtactaacttaggcatcagagggctttctgcaggtacccccccttctcctcgagccgaccgtcaaactccaggtcaacgctcgagggaagcttctcgattgttcccggtcagctcccgctccagtccgcatgaattggtgagtcaaactctTCAACGGAATTTTTCGACACCAACACCCAGCAAACAAATTCTCCCTAAATTTCTGGCCATTTTCTCTCTGCTTTGGTTTGCTACTCTCTTTGCTGAATGCCTGAACCAAAACCAACTGGATGCTCTCGGCCATATAGCGTCTGTCAAATGGGTTGGGCTAGACATAATCAGCCCAGATCTTCCTGGCCCAAATTTAATCTCGCACTATGAACTCAGCCCAGATGCTGTCCCATTCCCAACGTACATTTTGTATGCTCTTACTCATATTATATAATCATATCCATCAAGAAGtaattttctgaaaacaatAGATAAACCGGGTAAACAttgcaatgaaaaaaaaaaaaaaaaaaaaagtcgtcTTTATGCTATAATTTCATAGAAAACACATTTGATCGCTCGCTTTAGGTCCATAGAATCTTAAGACCAGCCTTGAGCAGGTTAATTTATGGAGGAAACGGGCAAGATAAAGCTCTCGAGTAACTTTGAGGCATGATTAATAAATACTTCTTTATATATAAATTTGAAGATTACTTCACAAAATGCGGTTTTAGTCCAAAAGCTTGGCACCTTTAACCAGGTTTGTCTGGATAGTGATTTGATTCTTGCAAAGGAGAAATATTGAGCTAACAATAGAGGAAGTGGGGCAAGTGTTCTTCTTAAGTGGTGAAACAAACTCCTTGGCTGGACTTCTGGAAAGGCATAGGAGCAAATGGAACAGTTCTTAGCTTTTCTTATGTTCCAGATTGGTGATTGTAGATTCCTTTTAAGATCAACAACGGTGTGCCCAACTATGGCAAAATATGTCGTAGCttaaaataatacaaaaccctTTTACCCATAGGTTATGTAATCTATATTCTTCTTAATTGTTGCGTCTTCATTCAGTTTCATACAAGACCGGCAGAAATATTGTTCTCACTAGGCAACAATGTAACTACAGTCCCCATGTGGAACTAAATGAAGCCAACATATAAGGAGTATATAAATTGCAACCTCTACATGAAAACCTGTAAACAAGATATTGAACTGAAATTTCCAGGCTATAATAGTAGTACCTCTAAAGGTCTTTCAACGATTTAACACagacaaggaaaaagataaaaaCTACAAGTTGTGGAAAAAAGAAGCAGCAGCAGAGCACAACCAAACTCTCACCAACCTTGCACAAGTTCAAGCCATCACCACTAATACATTGTCACAACTTTACTAGTTCTTTTTCCCAGCTGAGGCTTCATCTGAATTAAAGTCTCAGAATCCAGCACAACAGATTTCAGTGACGGGCATCCACGCACCAAGTGTTCCAAATTATGCCCACTAACATTACAGAACCGCAGAACAATAGATTGCAACAATTTGTGACTCGAAAATGCACGTATACCAACTCCAGTCAGTCTACAATcacttaaatcaataacttccAAGTTGAGGCAGTTCTCAGCGAGAGCAACAATGGTGCGGTCCGACACTTTTACCAGCGCAATCAAGCTTAATTTCTTGAGGGTTGAAATGGCCGAGATTGCCACACCTCCAGTGTCGGTGATCCTTCGGCCGCAATTGGCCAAATTAAGGTGTTCCAAGCAATGCATTCTCTGCAAATGCGATACCCCAACATCTGTAATCCCTTCACACCAAGCTAGGATCAATGTCTTGAGGGTTTTCGAACAAGACCCATTTGCAAGAAAACCCAATCCTTTATCCGTAATCTGACAACACCATTCCAAACTCAAATAACTAATCGAACTACAAAACCCAATAGCTTCAAGCGATTTGTCCGAGACCTCCAAACAACACCCCAAGTCCAAATACGTCAGATTTTTTGCCAAGTTTATTAGCGAAACAGATATCTGATCCGTAATAGAGCTTCTGCCTGTAAGTATAACCTTGGACAATTTCGGACACCCATTTGCCAGAGCCGGTAGACCTAAACATTTGAGACCAAGATCCCACGACGTGGTCACCAAATTAAGGTTGAGGACCTCGATTTTGGGACATGTCTGGGATATGAACTCGAGATCGGTGTCGGATATAGAGTTGGGTGTTTCGAAGGTGACTATGTTTGGGAACCTAGGCAGTGCCTGACGGAGAAAATCGGGTCGGAGAAGACGAATTGATGATCGGTTTAGACCCTCGACTCTAAGCCATTGTTTGCAGACCTGGGAGAAGGATTTTCTATCAGCTGGGTCGAGAAGCTTGGTGAGGATTAGGGCAAGTTCTTCGTCGCAAAGCAAAGAAACTTTCCCTAATTTTTTCGCCATTTTTCTCTCTGATTTGGTTTCCTACTCTGTTTGCTTGAACACCAAACTGGTCAAGTCACCGGTATTTCATCTTTCGGTGTGGTTACATATTATACCGACACGTAGTTTCCTTCTAATGCTTTGGGACACGTGTAGAAACATCTGTTTttcaccatttttatttttctaaaactatgaatatatatatttttttttgtcgtgAAACTGATATTCGTAAAGCCAAAAGGTATATAGAGGCCCAAACAAATCTAAGGGCAGGCAATAAACCCTTCAAAGTCAGAAATTCATAAAAATTAAGACATGAGTAGGATAATAACTAAAAAACTATGAATATTGGTttaatgtttttcttttgttccgaaaaaaaaaaaacctagtactcttttttatatttaaaacaaacaaaaaaaaacctt
Coding sequences:
- the LOC112171777 gene encoding F-box/LRR-repeat protein 7, producing the protein MAKKLGKVSLLCDEELALILTKLLDPADRKSFSQVCKQWLRVEGLNRSSIRLLRPDFLRQALPRFPNIVTFETPNSISDTDLEFISQTCPKIEVLNLNLVTTSWDLGLKCLGLPALANGCPKLSKVILTGRSSITDQISVSLINLAKNLTYLDLGCCLEVSDKSLEAIGFCSSISYLSLEWCCQITDKGLGFLANGSCSKTLKTLILAWCEGITDVGVSHLQRMHCLEHLNLANCGRRITDTGGVAISAISTLKKLSLIALVKVSDRTIVALAENCLNLEVIDLSDCRLTGVGIRAFSSHKLLQSIVLRFCNVSGHNLEHLVRGCPSLKSVVLDSETLIQMKPQLGKRTSKVVTMY